The Bacteroides sp. region GTCGCAGGCGTGGTGGAAGGCAGTGCTGGTGAGGCTGCCGGACTGAAGGAAGGCGACCTGATTGTGGGCATTGATAACACAACCATCCACAGCCCCAGCGAGCTTATCGAAACCGTTGGCAGGAGAAGGCCCGGCGATGAGGTGATGGTTAAGTATATCCGCGATGGCCGCGAATATGAAGTCAAAGCTCGCCTGCAAAATATCTATGGTGAATTTACAATGGTCACTTCCGACCAGACTGCCTTATCGGAGAAATTTGGAGCCACTTTTGAAAAAGTTTCAGCGGAAGAACTGAAACGGTTAAACATTCGGCAAGGTGTGCGTGTTACTAATATTGCACGCAACGGGATATTCCGCGACGCAGGCATTCGCGACGGGTTTATTGTTACCCAGGTCGATCGCCAGCCTGTCGGAACCCCTGAAGAATTCAGCAGGGTGCTTGCCGGCAAGTCGGGCGGAATTCTTGTTGAAGGTGTATATCCTGACGGGCAGCGCGCGTATTATGGTATGGGAATCAAGTAAAATTCAGGACTTGGAATTCCGAAATATTTTTTGTACCTTTGTGCACCTTTTTGCACCCCCCTGTTTCTCAGGCACAACCTGCTACTTTGGATTAACTTACATAAACATTCATGAGACAATTAAAGATTTCTAAATCCATTACCAACCGCGACACCGCGTCCTTGGACAAGTATCTTCAGGAGATTGGGAAAGTGCCCCTGATCACAGCCGAAGAGGAAGTTCAGCTTGCCCAGCGCATTAAGCAGGGCGACCAGGCCGCTTTGGAGAAGCTGACCAAGGCCAACCTGCGTTTTGTTGTTTCGGTTGCTAAGCAATACCAGAACCAGGGCCTCAGCCTGCCCGACCTGATCAACGAGGGTAACCTCGGCCTGATCAAGGCCGCCAAGCGCTTTGACGAGACCCGTGGTTTTAAGTTCATTTCTTATGCAGTATGGTGGATTAGGCAATCTATTCTTCAGGCCCTGGCCGAACAGTCACGGATCGTTCGCCTTCCCCTTAACCAGGTCGGCTCGCTTAACAAGATCAAAAAAGAGGCTTCAAAACTCGAACAGAAATTTGAAAGACCTCCTTCAACCGAAGAACTTGCAGAAGCGCTCGACTTGCACGAAGACAAAATTGCAGAATCATTCCGCATCTCAACGCATCACGTTTCTGTAGATGCTCCGCTGGTTCAAGGCGAAGATGCAAGCCTGCTCGATGTTTACATCAACCAGGATTCTCCCAATGCTGATTCCAGCCTGATTCACGAATCACTGGCCAAGGAAATTCAGCGTTCACTGGCTACCCTGACTGAGAAGGAAAGGGATGTGATCAACCTGTATTTTGGCATTGGTATGAACCACGGCCTGACCCTCGACGAAATTGGGGCCAAATTTGACCTCACCCGCGAGCGCGTCCGACAGATCAAGGAAAAAGCCATCAGAAGGCTTAAGCATACTTCAAGAAGTAAGCTGTTGAAAGCTTACCTCGGACAATAAGGTTTATTTGTTAGGGTTTATTGAAGCTGTCCCGAAACCGTTCATACGGCTTTCGGGACAGCTTTTTTTTATCTCCCCAATGCTGCTTCTTCCCCTGGGTTTTTAATGGGGAAAGAATTTTAAAATGTAATTCAGATTGAACGTTCTGTGTTTTTTTATTCTTTTCAAACCAGGACCAGGGTCGTAGTTAATACGGTGTTTATTCGGTTTAAACCGAATAAACTCCGAATAAACTCCGAATAAACTATTTTTGAAGTAATATAATAATCTGATTATGAGATTTTTGTAAAAAGATAGGATTTACCTGATGGCTTCAATCTGGTATACAACTTCTTTTCTGCAGTGTTCAACCCTTTTGCACGCTTTTTGTTACTTTTATGTTCACTAAATTCTGAATGCTAAAATTCTATCCTATGAGATTTCGTTTTTCCCTCCTTTTGGTCATTGTTTTTCTTCAGTTTCTCGCGCTGCCTTTGATGGGGCGTGAGATCAAGATACAGGTGGCAGTCACCTCTGATGTGCACGCCCGGATCTTCCCCTATGATTTTGTGAATGACCGGCCGATGCAAACCTCCCTGGCCAATGTGCATTACCTGGTCCAGGCGGTGCGTACGCGGCCCGGGAGCAACCTTATCCTGCTCGATAATGGTGACCTCGTCCAGGGCACGCCAACGGCCTATTATGCCAATTTTGTGCAGGAAACAAAGCAACACCTCTTCAGCAGGATCATGAACCTGATGCAGTATGATGCGGCGACCGTGGGAAACCACGATATTGAAGCCGGTCCTGCGGTCTATAACCGGCTGAAGAAGGAGTTTCGCTTTCCTTACCTCGGAGCCAATGTGATTAATAAGGAAACCGGGGAGCCGTATTTTGAGCCTTACACCGTGATTCGGCGGCAAGGCGTCCGTATTGCTGTGCTGGGCCTTACCACAACGGGCGTGCCTAATTGGCTTCCGGAGCACCTTTGGGAGGGGCTCGAATTCCAGGAGATGGCTGAAGCAGCGGCCTATTGGGTGAAGCATATCCAGGAAAAAGAAAATCCTGATGCTATCGTTGGTTTATTCCATTCAGGGATGGGACCGGCAAATCCTGAGCCTTCACAATTCCCGCTGGAAAATGCTGTGCAGTATGTCGCCAGAACGGTTCCCGGTATTGATGTGATCTTTACCGGCCACGATCATCGCGAGCGAAATGAAATCATCACCAATGATGAAGGCGGAGAAGTCCTTATTGTAGGGCCGGGAAGATATGCTGAGAATCTTGCCGTTGCCGAGTTGACCTTCGACCGCATTTCCCGCAATGAGATTGAACTCTTAG contains the following coding sequences:
- a CDS encoding RNA polymerase sigma factor RpoD/SigA — protein: MRQLKISKSITNRDTASLDKYLQEIGKVPLITAEEEVQLAQRIKQGDQAALEKLTKANLRFVVSVAKQYQNQGLSLPDLINEGNLGLIKAAKRFDETRGFKFISYAVWWIRQSILQALAEQSRIVRLPLNQVGSLNKIKKEASKLEQKFERPPSTEELAEALDLHEDKIAESFRISTHHVSVDAPLVQGEDASLLDVYINQDSPNADSSLIHESLAKEIQRSLATLTEKERDVINLYFGIGMNHGLTLDEIGAKFDLTRERVRQIKEKAIRRLKHTSRSKLLKAYLGQ
- a CDS encoding bifunctional metallophosphatase/5'-nucleotidase gives rise to the protein MRFRFSLLLVIVFLQFLALPLMGREIKIQVAVTSDVHARIFPYDFVNDRPMQTSLANVHYLVQAVRTRPGSNLILLDNGDLVQGTPTAYYANFVQETKQHLFSRIMNLMQYDAATVGNHDIEAGPAVYNRLKKEFRFPYLGANVINKETGEPYFEPYTVIRRQGVRIAVLGLTTTGVPNWLPEHLWEGLEFQEMAEAAAYWVKHIQEKENPDAIVGLFHSGMGPANPEPSQFPLENAVQYVARTVPGIDVIFTGHDHRERNEIITNDEGGEVLIVGPGRYAENLAVAELTFDRISRNEIELLGKKGDLVSTLNVAPSQEFFQRFEKDINAIVDFANEPVGRLRNDLASIEAFFGPAAFVDLVHAIQLEATGAEVSFTAPLSFNETLKAGMLSVRDFFKLYQYENYLYVMELTGQEIRDYLEYSYGIWLNQMKNEDDHLLLFRFDDEGKPVVDSNGRHRLRHPTFNFDSAAGIRYTVDASKPAGQRVDVIAMEDGSAFDLQKKYRVAINSYRGSGGGGHLTEGAGIPHAQLRERIVFSTEKDLRTALIEYFREQKEVDPQARDNWKIIPESWAEKGRKKDLELLNP